A stretch of the Dehalococcoidia bacterium genome encodes the following:
- a CDS encoding CehA/McbA family metallohydrolase encodes MSASATTGTADLHVHTTGSDGMGTPAAVLAEAASRGLSAIAITDHDDLAPALRARELHAGRGYGFAFVPGMEVTTLEGHLLALFIEERVPSFRSLAKTLDRIHAQGGLAVIPHPLSPLTRSLGRHGIERVLARRADGLWFDGIELANPSPAGRISRRRAAGLNRERLHLAPVGGSDAHYLPVIGSAFTRFPGSSAADLRRAIESGATSAAFGRHIGLREIGAGQIARQTARALWATPSKVLGRMAAGVRGS; translated from the coding sequence TTGAGCGCCAGCGCGACGACGGGCACCGCCGACCTCCACGTCCACACCACGGGCAGCGACGGCATGGGCACGCCCGCGGCGGTGCTGGCAGAGGCGGCGAGCCGCGGCCTGAGCGCGATTGCGATCACCGACCACGACGACCTTGCCCCGGCGCTGCGGGCGCGCGAGCTGCACGCCGGGCGCGGCTACGGCTTCGCCTTCGTGCCGGGCATGGAAGTGACCACGCTCGAGGGACACCTGCTCGCCCTCTTCATCGAGGAGCGCGTGCCGAGCTTCCGCTCGCTGGCGAAAACACTGGATCGCATTCACGCGCAGGGCGGCCTGGCCGTGATCCCGCATCCGCTCAGCCCGCTGACGCGCAGCCTGGGGCGGCACGGCATCGAGCGGGTGCTGGCGCGGCGGGCGGATGGGCTGTGGTTCGACGGCATCGAGCTGGCCAACCCGTCGCCGGCGGGCAGGATCAGCCGGCGACGGGCCGCGGGGCTGAACCGCGAGCGCCTGCACCTGGCGCCAGTGGGCGGCAGCGACGCGCACTATCTGCCGGTGATCGGGTCGGCCTTCACCCGCTTTCCGGGTTCCAGCGCCGCGGATCTGCGCCGTGCGATCGAGAGCGGCGCGACCAGTGCGGCCTTCGGCCGCCACATCGGACTGCGCGAGATCGGCGCCGGCCAGATCGCGCGGCAAACCGCGCGAGCGCTGTGGGCGACGCCGAGCAAAGTCCTCGGCCGTATGGCCGCGGGAGTGCGCGGATCGTGA
- a CDS encoding lysophospholipid acyltransferase family protein, which produces MSASHHLPLAASLRWRGFQLAGAVLQRSGPSGRLLAPLAGRLAWMLAPTQRQAVSTNLRILLPEAPPGRVRQAAIGAFRSVVRYYVELARVPVSDLRAIHAAMTVEGYEIVETARAAGHGVIVAGIHLGPTELLLQAFAVRGVSYTAMIERLQPPQLNALFLQWREAHGQRYVYADVAGARALLKALRAGGIVALLIDRDVTGTGVAVPFAGGSVRAPTGVIDLARASGAPIIPAIAQWTRRGTRAIFLPPITIERTLRAPEAQRAALAALLRRYLPYLRAHPEQWLVLEPWFVTPAAAVDGAYTEAERPSAAGREGQG; this is translated from the coding sequence GTGAGCGCCAGCCACCATCTGCCGCTTGCCGCGAGCCTGCGCTGGCGCGGCTTTCAGCTCGCGGGAGCCGTGCTGCAGCGAAGCGGCCCCAGCGGCCGGCTGCTGGCGCCGCTGGCGGGGCGCCTCGCCTGGATGCTGGCGCCGACTCAGCGCCAGGCGGTCTCGACCAACCTGCGTATCCTGCTGCCCGAAGCGCCGCCGGGCCGCGTTCGCCAGGCGGCGATCGGCGCCTTTCGGTCCGTGGTTCGCTATTATGTCGAGTTGGCGCGCGTGCCCGTCAGCGATCTCCGCGCCATCCACGCTGCGATGACCGTCGAAGGCTACGAGATCGTGGAAACGGCGCGCGCGGCCGGACACGGGGTGATCGTGGCCGGCATTCACCTCGGTCCGACGGAGCTGCTGCTGCAGGCTTTCGCCGTCCGCGGCGTGTCCTACACCGCCATGATCGAGCGGTTGCAGCCGCCGCAGCTCAATGCGCTGTTTTTGCAGTGGCGAGAGGCGCACGGCCAGCGCTATGTATACGCCGACGTAGCCGGGGCGCGTGCACTGCTTAAGGCGCTGCGCGCCGGCGGCATCGTCGCCTTGCTCATCGACCGCGACGTCACCGGCACGGGCGTCGCGGTGCCGTTCGCCGGCGGCAGTGTGCGGGCGCCAACGGGCGTGATCGATCTGGCCCGCGCCAGCGGCGCCCCGATCATCCCGGCCATCGCGCAGTGGACGCGGCGCGGCACGCGCGCCATCTTCCTGCCGCCGATCACGATCGAGCGCACGCTGCGGGCGCCCGAGGCGCAGCGCGCGGCGCTGGCCGCCCTGCTGCGGCGTTATCTCCCCTATTTGCGGGCGCATCCGGAGCAATGGCTGGTGCTTGAGCCGTGGTTCGTCACCCCGGCCGCGGCCGTGGACGGAGCGTATACTGAAGCCGAGCGGCCGTCCGCCGCTGGTCGGGAGGGGCAGGGTTGA
- a CDS encoding lysophospholipid acyltransferase family protein: MVYRLFCLARWLVVRAPLRLSYAGAVLGAYVAWLFMPEQRANASANMGRVLGSGRRRQARRIARRSFVNYAKYLVDFIRLPELTAPQLAERFEFNAWERYDAALAQGRGCILVLMHFGNWDLGGPVLAQRGYAFNAIAETQDHGRLNDDLVAARTKHGVKLIPMEKAATGIIRSMRRNETLAILIDRPLDDGGIEVEFFGAPIRVPAGPARIALRTGAKVIAVSQLRSHAWSDRVRVIADFEIELPNSGDLEHDVRLLTRRILQAHERVIRRHPEQWYMFRRMWPRRTPVAAGRAVAT; encoded by the coding sequence GTGGTCTACCGGCTCTTCTGCCTGGCGCGCTGGCTGGTGGTGCGGGCGCCGCTGCGCCTCTCCTACGCCGGCGCGGTGCTGGGCGCCTACGTGGCCTGGCTTTTCATGCCGGAACAACGCGCCAACGCCAGCGCAAACATGGGTCGTGTACTCGGGTCGGGCCGGCGGCGGCAGGCGCGCCGCATCGCCAGACGCTCGTTCGTCAACTACGCCAAGTACCTGGTCGACTTCATTCGCCTGCCCGAGCTGACGGCCCCGCAGCTCGCCGAACGCTTCGAGTTCAACGCATGGGAGCGCTACGACGCCGCGCTGGCGCAGGGCCGTGGCTGCATTCTCGTGCTCATGCATTTCGGCAACTGGGACCTCGGCGGGCCGGTGCTGGCGCAGCGCGGCTACGCCTTCAACGCCATCGCCGAGACGCAGGACCATGGCCGGCTGAACGACGATCTGGTCGCCGCGCGAACGAAGCACGGCGTCAAGCTGATCCCGATGGAGAAGGCGGCGACCGGCATCATCCGCTCGATGCGCCGCAATGAAACGCTCGCCATCTTGATCGACCGGCCGCTGGACGACGGCGGCATCGAGGTCGAGTTCTTCGGCGCGCCGATCCGCGTGCCCGCCGGACCCGCCCGCATCGCCCTGCGCACCGGCGCCAAGGTGATCGCGGTCAGCCAGTTGCGCAGCCACGCCTGGAGCGACCGCGTGCGGGTAATCGCGGACTTCGAGATCGAGTTGCCCAACAGCGGCGACCTCGAACATGACGTTCGGCTGCTTACCCGGCGCATCTTGCAGGCGCATGAGCGCGTGATTCGGCGCCATCCGGAGCAGTGGTACATGTTCCGCCGCATGTGGCCGCGGCGCACTCCGGTTGCGGCCGGCCGCGCCGTCGCCACGTGA